One window of Lytechinus variegatus isolate NC3 chromosome 2, Lvar_3.0, whole genome shotgun sequence genomic DNA carries:
- the LOC121407758 gene encoding haloacid dehalogenase-like hydrolase domain-containing protein 2, with product MARMSRLRAVLIDLSGTIHIEDAAIPGAVAALKCLREKTTNIKFVTNTTKESMAMLHSRLTRIGFDIKQNEIFSSLTAARNKIKEMGSRPMLLLQDSAKEDFIDICTDDPNCIVVGLSPDSFNYNTLNQAFRLILDGHPLIAIHKAKYFKRHDGLALGPGAFVEGLEYATGITATVVGKPERAFYEEALKTMSCVPEEAVMIGDDVEGDVEGAQRIGMKGILVKTGKYREGDEEKIAQPPTAICQDFPAAVELLLRDYL from the exons ATGGCAAGAATGTCCAGACTGAGAGCTGTACTGATAGACCTTAGTGGGACTATTCATATAGAGGATGCTGCCATACCAGGAGCTGTAGCAGCCCTGAAGTG TCTGCGAGAGAAAACTACAAACATCAAGTTTGTAACCAATACTACCAAGGAGAGCATGGCGATGCTTCACAGCCGTCTCACAAGGATTGGCTTCGATATCAAACAGAATGAGATTTTCTCCTCCCTTACTGCTGCAAGaaataagatcaaagaaatggGCTCCAGACCAATGTTACTACTTCAAGATAGTGCAAAGGAAGATTTCATAG ATATTTGTACAGATGATCCAAACTGCATTGTGGTAGGCCTATCTCCTGACAGTTTCAACTACAACACATTAAATCAAGCATTCAG ATTGATTCTTGATGGTCATCCCCTCATTGCGATTCACAAGGCCAAGTATTTCAAGAGGCATGATGGGTTAGCCCTCGGACCAGGAGCATTTGTTGAAGGGCTAGAGTACGCAACAGGTATCACAGCTACGGTGGTGGGCAAACCAGAGAGGGCGTTCTATGAGGAGGCTTTGAAAACGATGTCTTGTGTTCCCGAAGAGGCTGTGATGATAGGAGAT GATGTAGAAGGTGATGTAGAAGGAGCACAGCGCATAGGCATGAAAGGCATCCTTGTGAAAACAG GTAAATACAGAGAAGGTGATGAAGAGAAGATAGCTCAACCTCCGACGGCGATATGTCAGGACTTTCCTGCTGCTGTTGAACTCCTGCTGAGAGATTACTTATGA
- the LOC121407757 gene encoding transcription and mRNA export factor ENY2-like encodes MQPTSIMADYGDRKIKDAQMRASINQKLVETGEKERLKELLRNKLIESGWRDELKAHCKEVVRRKGLEHVTVDDLVAEITPKGRELVPDEVKRELLHRIRAFLAQQSNI; translated from the exons ATGCAACCAACATCAATCATGGCAGA CTATGGAGATAGGAAGATCAAAGATGCACAGATGAGAGCAAGTATTAATCAGAAACTGGTAGAGACTGGAGAGAAGGAGAG ACTGAAGGAGCTCCTGAGGAATAAGCTGATAGAGTCTGGCTGGAGGGATGAACTAAAAGCTCACTGCAAAG AGGTTGTGAGGAGAAAAGGACTTGAGCATGTGACTGTAGATGATTTAGTAGCTGAAATAACACCCAAAGGAAGAg AACTTGTACCCGATGAGGTGAAGCGAGAATTGCTTCATCGGATTCGAGCCTTTCTGGCCCAGCAATCAAACATCTGA